The following coding sequences are from one Collimonas arenae window:
- a CDS encoding ATP-binding protein, with translation MKLDKLILVNWGALRSQEYPMGNMTLLTGPTGSGKSTMLDALQTVMTAVYQNIFSYNPGQDETTQGARNGKTKRSLWSYIVGAEDNLFARPNGAHGYVAAVFKPSEGEEGSEFTALVAASARVDGAGERRQAVSERLALLIIDGVALQLGDLTSTEIDGGMAVVAVEKIERHLSGKYRGVTNFRDSKREYLCQLYGRFRGQKTVSFAEAESAARAWSQSIAHKPIGSVDDLVKHQILELDTTQLSQRIGQISKLMRQVNELRKEGERLSDNVKRLELLSKTVGDTARAHQAACQSQLLVSSLALREDQRQLETAATAIESLQALIDDEAETVDQLEQDRNAKNRSLTQIHAQMMGIPAAEQKTRIQNRIEQCDGKIKAVFNSLQHNALIAQQLETAARSVAGMQIPLEQKEIADAARQVVLALSAAGTLDLATHLRSIGELAEADEVDVLKSLMLVNDFEGVDAALGKLHGALAGTEHSFVSALHTQIAQLRNAEHEALRREKDAASRKANLAEGGADYPAHIRHALKEFRSELGAARAQVLCDLVEPLSEEWQAAIEGYLGGARFNLVVDQAWEGKAIDFVRQKRLRANVIQGSFCLKNLKIERTPSDSIVHELSTEHPIAHAYLHDQFGQVVKVSDTEALRHTSRGLTKDGKGSGSRTMFTADTDLLVFGQEAKRLAKQRAEQEHAQAEQELLQVRAQLRELQGALALMGQLQCPSFAAIDELGSLVRDLDAARQDLSRLDLTQVSKLEDEAEALSVEIANLEARKTACSKNIGGHEKAIQGHQAAITKLNLGMGSKQARVDSDTAKLRDLCIVNGSLSFTALTDEVAGWVNDGSYTPFQASSNVAKQTALSWQLYGDARNALGEYHAHARIDERFEVAHGDDLRDGDFAPLYAMMVTLQERTRGQLTRQKDIGLIKNLEQLRTAESSFNDVFTKQFCYEIRNAVDTGVRTLKTLNIELDKLKFGTDKFRIDWSEWIPEFKAYYDFFCATSEMSDTQENSSLFSGPGLSAENCQVRDRLVQLLLSDDEDKAVKELQRVADYRNYRRYEIYKESDTGSHVRLSEWGTGSGGQLETPAYIIHSAVVTNRLKRFEKGTSLHLLVNDESFAKMDEGRARDVLKFLRDNLGMQLICAMPTKHAGAIKPEFSREWSFSRTVADGNGEVGFVSESDERELRSDKLRELWELRRAQVREQAQINFEAAEQAA, from the coding sequence ATGAAGCTGGACAAACTGATCCTGGTGAATTGGGGCGCGTTGCGCTCGCAGGAATACCCGATGGGCAACATGACGCTGCTGACCGGGCCGACCGGTTCCGGCAAATCGACCATGCTGGATGCGCTGCAAACCGTGATGACGGCGGTGTACCAGAATATTTTCAGCTACAACCCGGGCCAGGATGAAACCACCCAAGGCGCGCGCAACGGCAAGACCAAGCGCAGCCTGTGGTCTTACATTGTTGGCGCCGAAGATAACCTGTTTGCGCGCCCGAACGGCGCACACGGCTATGTCGCTGCGGTGTTCAAGCCAAGCGAAGGCGAAGAAGGGAGCGAGTTCACTGCGCTGGTGGCGGCTTCGGCGCGCGTGGATGGCGCCGGTGAACGACGGCAAGCGGTATCGGAACGGTTGGCGCTATTGATCATCGATGGCGTCGCATTGCAGTTGGGCGACCTGACCTCGACCGAAATCGACGGCGGCATGGCGGTAGTGGCGGTGGAAAAGATCGAGCGCCATCTGTCCGGAAAATACCGCGGCGTCACCAATTTCCGCGACAGCAAGCGCGAGTACCTGTGCCAGCTGTACGGCCGTTTCCGCGGCCAGAAAACCGTTTCCTTTGCCGAAGCCGAAAGCGCGGCGCGCGCCTGGAGCCAGTCGATCGCGCACAAACCGATCGGTAGCGTCGACGATCTGGTCAAGCACCAGATCCTGGAACTCGATACCACGCAACTGTCACAACGCATCGGCCAGATCAGCAAGCTGATGCGCCAGGTCAATGAGCTGCGCAAGGAAGGTGAGCGCCTGAGCGATAACGTAAAACGACTGGAGTTGTTGAGCAAGACGGTCGGCGATACGGCGCGTGCGCACCAGGCGGCCTGCCAGTCGCAGTTGCTGGTGTCGTCGCTGGCGCTGCGCGAAGATCAACGCCAGCTGGAAACCGCCGCGACGGCCATCGAGAGTCTGCAGGCCTTGATCGATGACGAAGCCGAAACTGTCGATCAGCTGGAGCAGGACCGCAACGCCAAGAACCGCAGCCTGACGCAGATTCATGCGCAGATGATGGGTATTCCGGCGGCCGAACAAAAGACACGCATCCAGAACCGCATCGAGCAATGTGACGGCAAGATCAAGGCCGTTTTCAATTCTCTGCAACACAATGCATTGATCGCCCAACAACTGGAAACCGCGGCGCGCAGCGTGGCCGGCATGCAGATTCCGCTGGAACAGAAAGAGATTGCCGACGCCGCGCGCCAGGTGGTGCTGGCTTTGTCGGCCGCCGGCACGCTCGATCTCGCCACGCATCTGCGCAGCATCGGCGAGCTGGCCGAGGCCGACGAAGTGGATGTGCTGAAATCGCTGATGCTGGTCAACGACTTTGAAGGTGTCGATGCCGCACTGGGCAAGCTGCATGGGGCGCTGGCAGGTACCGAACACAGTTTCGTTTCGGCCCTGCACACGCAGATTGCGCAGTTGCGCAACGCCGAACATGAAGCATTGCGTCGCGAGAAAGACGCAGCTTCGCGTAAAGCCAACCTGGCTGAAGGCGGCGCCGACTATCCGGCACACATCCGCCACGCGTTGAAGGAATTCCGTAGTGAGCTAGGCGCGGCGCGCGCGCAAGTCTTGTGCGATCTGGTCGAGCCCTTGTCGGAAGAGTGGCAGGCTGCCATCGAAGGCTATCTCGGCGGCGCCCGTTTCAACCTGGTGGTGGATCAGGCCTGGGAAGGCAAGGCCATCGATTTCGTGCGCCAGAAGCGGTTGCGCGCCAATGTGATCCAGGGCAGCTTTTGTTTGAAGAATCTGAAGATCGAAAGAACGCCGAGCGATTCGATCGTGCATGAACTCAGCACCGAACATCCGATCGCACATGCCTACCTGCACGACCAGTTCGGCCAGGTGGTGAAGGTGAGCGATACCGAAGCGCTGCGCCACACATCGCGCGGCCTGACCAAGGACGGCAAGGGCAGCGGCTCGCGCACGATGTTTACCGCGGATACCGATCTGCTGGTGTTCGGCCAGGAAGCCAAGCGCCTCGCCAAGCAAAGAGCCGAACAGGAACATGCGCAGGCAGAACAGGAACTGTTGCAGGTGCGCGCCCAGTTGCGTGAGCTGCAAGGTGCGCTGGCGTTGATGGGGCAACTGCAGTGTCCGTCGTTTGCGGCGATTGACGAGCTCGGTAGCCTGGTGCGGGATCTCGATGCCGCGCGTCAGGATTTGAGCCGGCTGGATCTGACCCAAGTTAGCAAGCTGGAAGACGAGGCCGAAGCATTGAGCGTCGAAATCGCCAATCTGGAAGCACGCAAGACCGCTTGCAGTAAAAACATCGGCGGCCATGAAAAAGCCATCCAAGGCCATCAGGCTGCGATCACCAAGCTGAATCTGGGCATGGGCAGCAAGCAAGCGCGAGTCGATAGCGATACCGCAAAACTGCGTGACCTGTGCATCGTCAACGGCAGCCTGTCGTTCACCGCGCTCACCGACGAAGTCGCCGGCTGGGTCAATGACGGCAGCTATACGCCTTTCCAGGCTTCCAGCAACGTCGCCAAGCAAACTGCGCTCAGCTGGCAACTGTACGGCGACGCGCGCAACGCGCTTGGCGAATACCATGCGCACGCACGGATTGATGAACGCTTCGAAGTGGCGCACGGCGACGATTTGCGCGACGGCGACTTCGCGCCGCTGTACGCCATGATGGTGACCTTGCAGGAGCGCACCCGCGGCCAGCTGACGCGCCAGAAAGATATCGGCCTGATCAAGAACCTGGAGCAGTTGCGCACTGCCGAGTCGTCGTTCAACGATGTGTTCACCAAACAGTTCTGCTACGAAATCCGCAACGCCGTCGACACCGGCGTACGCACCTTGAAAACGCTGAACATCGAACTCGATAAGCTCAAGTTCGGCACCGACAAGTTCCGCATCGACTGGTCGGAATGGATACCGGAATTCAAGGCTTATTACGACTTCTTCTGCGCTACCTCGGAAATGTCGGATACGCAGGAAAACAGCAGCCTGTTCTCCGGCCCTGGACTGAGCGCAGAAAACTGCCAGGTGCGCGATCGCCTGGTGCAATTGCTGTTATCGGATGATGAAGACAAGGCCGTCAAGGAGTTGCAGCGGGTCGCCGACTACCGCAACTACCGGCGCTATGAAATCTACAAGGAATCCGATACCGGTTCCCACGTGCGCCTGTCGGAATGGGGCACCGGCTCCGGTGGCCAGCTAGAGACGCCAGCCTACATCATCCACTCGGCAGTAGTCACCAACCGTCTCAAGCGTTTCGAGAAAGGCACCAGCCTGCATCTGCTGGTCAATGACGAATCGTTCGCCAAGATGGATGAAGGCCGCGCACGCGACGTCCTGAAATTCTTGCGCGATAACCTCGGTATGCAATTGATCTGCGCCATGCCAACCAAACACGCCGGCGCCATCAAGCCGGAATTCTCGCGTGAATGGAGTTTCAGCCGCACTGTCGCCGACGGCAATGGCGAAGTCGGCTTCGTGTCGGAATCGGATGAGCGCGAGCTGCGTTCGGACAAGCTGCGCGAACTGTGGGAATTGCGGCGCGCCCAGGTGCGCGAGCAGGCGCAGATCAATTTTGAAGCTGCCGAGCAGGCGGCGTAA
- a CDS encoding DUF4194 domain-containing protein, whose product MTLNETLHAQLSLHALSLERFREIVARLFAVGIVMREEDGVEQRLYDDARRIEACLGDYFQLGGFRLEHNLKGEFFRLYAPGAEVPGLPEDGLEPVPGLRARLSPDFVAAALALRFQYQQGLAEGGSRLTDSGEVLTRFEELSATLQTQLKRALPPTSVERQRLLNELKRHRLIRLAANFSMDDEDALLAIRPTILGIISDDMLEAALESEPLAVGSEAAADEEQGDLQGTLDEMPEDALEDSLEAAHKEGSIE is encoded by the coding sequence ATGACACTGAATGAAACATTGCACGCCCAACTGAGCTTGCACGCTCTGTCGCTGGAACGCTTCCGCGAAATCGTCGCGCGCCTGTTCGCGGTTGGCATCGTGATGCGTGAGGAAGACGGCGTCGAGCAGCGCCTGTACGACGATGCGCGCCGTATCGAGGCCTGCCTGGGCGATTATTTCCAGCTCGGCGGTTTTCGCCTGGAGCACAATTTGAAAGGCGAATTCTTTCGCCTGTATGCGCCCGGCGCCGAAGTGCCGGGATTGCCGGAAGACGGCCTGGAACCAGTGCCAGGTTTGCGCGCGCGGCTGTCGCCGGATTTCGTGGCGGCTGCATTGGCTCTGCGCTTCCAGTATCAGCAGGGCCTGGCCGAAGGCGGCAGCCGATTGACCGACAGCGGCGAGGTGCTGACCCGCTTCGAAGAACTATCCGCTACCTTGCAGACGCAACTGAAACGCGCTCTGCCGCCGACCAGCGTCGAACGGCAACGCCTGCTGAATGAACTCAAGCGCCATCGCCTGATCCGCCTGGCCGCCAATTTTTCGATGGACGACGAAGACGCGCTGTTGGCGATCCGTCCGACCATTCTCGGCATCATCAGCGACGACATGCTGGAAGCCGCGCTGGAATCCGAACCGCTGGCGGTCGGCAGCGAGGCCGCAGCAGACGAAGAACAGGGTGATCTGCAAGGCACTTTGGATGAGATGCCGGAAGATGCGTTGGAAGACAGCCTGGAAGCAGCACATAAAGAAGGAAGCATCGAATGA
- a CDS encoding Wadjet anti-phage system protein JetA family protein, with amino-acid sequence MFFEPERLNFFRPLAGKHRSVVVACVRALYERLHGPSADYGQNLTRDGLRDLLLPVIQESRQVLQQQEDAAASLPDDDFIADGGDDQQSSSALLRTLLRDGWLETFGDRAGLVTAYRFTRAGKLFAEAFWSLERRSARTRQRNVRSCRNALNAALRNVDAYDLIDAYDYAEKVISDLSEGVDYFQELVRRLMLEASQTPWDGFMEFLDRFEKEFKKQLTADSIERHRQAIRDVIARLHSLEAEQAQALELQLNDIARWATQERQGPSTLDWMLDRIEEMVEAACTTKHPELIKAMSVYMQRAASIVQQALMLRGGQTRQAYSVAISRTASLSGAEQDALLVRIGGAIAPAEIRLLDPAAFKLRSASQRRKALTVTAQPKVTRDARLAAAMYRAEADAFALSNDDIVHRLRAELRLRDRPIRLSTLPVATTTDVLNNMQVVEAVRGARDPRLTVQKLSSKLWNEFYAGDDYQIEMKHDTE; translated from the coding sequence TTGTTTTTTGAACCAGAACGACTTAATTTTTTCCGGCCCTTGGCCGGCAAGCACCGCAGCGTGGTGGTGGCTTGCGTGCGCGCGCTGTATGAGCGGCTGCACGGCCCTAGCGCCGATTACGGCCAGAACCTGACGCGCGACGGCTTGCGCGACCTGTTGCTGCCGGTGATCCAGGAGTCGCGCCAGGTCCTGCAGCAGCAGGAAGATGCCGCCGCCAGCTTGCCCGACGATGATTTCATTGCCGACGGCGGCGACGACCAGCAAAGCAGCAGCGCGCTGCTGCGTACGTTGCTCCGGGATGGCTGGCTGGAAACCTTTGGCGATCGCGCCGGGCTGGTCACCGCCTATCGCTTCACCCGCGCCGGCAAGCTGTTCGCCGAAGCGTTCTGGTCGCTTGAGCGGCGCAGCGCTCGCACCCGCCAGCGCAATGTGCGCAGCTGCCGCAACGCCCTCAACGCCGCGCTGCGCAATGTTGATGCCTACGATCTGATCGACGCCTACGACTACGCCGAAAAAGTCATCAGCGACTTATCGGAAGGCGTCGACTATTTTCAGGAACTGGTGCGGCGGCTGATGCTGGAAGCTTCGCAAACGCCGTGGGACGGATTCATGGAATTCCTCGACCGTTTCGAAAAGGAATTCAAGAAGCAGCTGACCGCCGATAGCATCGAACGGCACCGCCAGGCGATCCGCGATGTCATCGCGCGTTTGCATAGCCTGGAGGCGGAACAGGCACAGGCGCTGGAGTTACAGCTGAATGACATCGCCCGCTGGGCCACCCAGGAACGGCAAGGGCCGTCGACCCTGGACTGGATGCTGGACCGCATCGAGGAAATGGTGGAAGCGGCCTGCACCACCAAGCATCCGGAACTGATCAAGGCGATGAGTGTGTACATGCAGCGCGCCGCCAGCATCGTGCAGCAAGCGTTGATGCTGCGCGGCGGCCAGACCCGCCAGGCATATAGCGTGGCGATCAGCAGGACTGCCAGCCTAAGTGGTGCGGAGCAGGATGCGTTGCTGGTACGGATCGGCGGCGCCATCGCGCCGGCGGAGATCCGCTTGCTTGATCCGGCCGCGTTCAAGTTACGCAGCGCGTCGCAGCGGCGCAAGGCGCTGACCGTCACCGCGCAGCCGAAAGTGACGCGCGATGCGCGTCTGGCTGCGGCCATGTACCGCGCCGAAGCTGACGCCTTCGCACTCTCTAATGACGACATCGTGCACCGCCTACGTGCCGAACTGCGCTTGCGCGACCGGCCGATCCGCCTGTCGACGCTGCCGGTGGCGACCACTACCGATGTCCTCAACAACATGCAGGTGGTGGAAGCGGTGCGCGGCGCGCGCGATCCGCGCCTGACCGTACAAAAATTATCGAGCAAGCTTTGGAACGAGTTCTATGCCGGCGACGATTATCAGATTGAGATGAAACATGACACTGAATGA
- a CDS encoding DUF2804 domain-containing protein — MTSAQPPLQKLPAAPDNVIDGSGQPRMGRYAGQTGAIDWSQLTAPFSRSKVWRRFHHKRWQYVALSTPELLCGIAIVDVGWTNTAFAYVFDRQQGKQIASFSQDGIPGMSASVSHHPGGASRFRFFGSRIDYLPPAVGATADNKYRLSLQCDEFSIDAEFDAENTAPQLLAVGPIVHGSVHATQKSPGMPLTGEVHVDGQRFDLQGGVASFDYSNGLLARNTEWRWASAHGLDIGFNLQAGYFGNQENVLWLDGQLHALGHVRFDYDLKAPLAPWHIYTDDGLLDLQFMPEGARRENKNMLIAATRYIQPIGSFSGWVKPDRQAPPRPVEHLVGVTEEHFSRW; from the coding sequence ATGACATCCGCACAGCCGCCACTGCAAAAACTGCCCGCCGCTCCTGACAACGTTATCGATGGCAGCGGCCAGCCGCGCATGGGACGTTATGCCGGCCAGACCGGCGCCATCGACTGGTCACAGCTGACCGCGCCGTTTTCCCGCAGCAAGGTATGGCGCCGTTTTCATCACAAACGCTGGCAATACGTGGCTTTGTCTACGCCCGAGCTGCTGTGCGGCATTGCCATCGTTGACGTCGGCTGGACCAACACTGCATTTGCTTACGTCTTCGACCGCCAGCAAGGCAAACAGATCGCCAGCTTCTCGCAGGATGGCATCCCGGGGATGAGCGCCAGCGTCAGCCATCATCCGGGCGGCGCCAGCAGGTTCCGCTTCTTCGGCAGCCGCATCGATTACCTGCCGCCCGCCGTCGGTGCTACTGCCGACAACAAGTACCGGCTCAGCTTGCAATGCGACGAATTCAGCATCGATGCCGAATTCGACGCCGAAAACACGGCCCCGCAGCTGTTGGCGGTGGGGCCGATTGTCCACGGTTCGGTACATGCAACGCAAAAGTCGCCCGGCATGCCGCTCACTGGCGAAGTGCATGTCGACGGCCAGCGCTTCGACCTGCAGGGAGGAGTCGCCAGCTTCGATTATTCGAACGGCTTGCTGGCGCGCAATACCGAGTGGCGCTGGGCGTCCGCGCACGGCCTGGATATCGGCTTCAACCTGCAGGCTGGCTACTTCGGCAACCAGGAAAACGTGCTGTGGCTGGACGGCCAGTTGCACGCGCTCGGGCATGTACGCTTCGATTACGACCTGAAAGCGCCGCTGGCGCCGTGGCACATCTATACCGACGATGGCTTGCTTGATCTGCAGTTCATGCCGGAAGGCGCGCGCCGTGAGAATAAGAACATGTTGATTGCCGCCACCCGCTATATCCAGCCAATCGGCAGTTTCAGCGGCTGGGTCAAGCCGGACCGGCAAGCGCCGCCGCGCCCAGTGGAACATCTGGTGGGCGTGACCGAGGAACACTTCTCACGCTGGTAA
- a CDS encoding Hsp70 family protein: protein MSFACGVDFGTSNSTVGWSRPGHDALLPLEDGKVTLPSVVFFNAEDEAFSFGRAALSGYLTGYEGRLMRSLKSLLGSSLIDAQTEVGGRALPFRALLTHFIGELKARAETAAGKEFGSVVLGRPVFFVDDNPTADQRAEDTLAEIARSVGFKDIAFQFEPIAAAFDYESTIEREELVLIADIGGGTSDFSLVRLSPQRAANSERRDDILATGGVHIGGTDFDKYLSLSSVMPMLGLGSRLRNNSEVPSSYYFNLATWHTINQIYTRKAWQQLKDVHRETVERDKFGRLLDLVEQRAGHWLALQVEQGKIGLSDAETVQLGLDRIAPEQMLQLTRQQFNDSIAHLVGSVEDTVTNLLRDAGVSAEQVDTVFFTGGSSGVQLLRHKIAALVPSAKAVEGDLFGSIGAGLALDAVRKFG from the coding sequence ATGTCTTTCGCTTGTGGCGTAGATTTCGGCACGTCTAATTCGACGGTTGGCTGGAGCAGGCCGGGACACGACGCCTTGCTGCCGCTGGAAGACGGCAAGGTCACCTTGCCGTCGGTGGTGTTCTTCAACGCCGAGGATGAAGCCTTCAGTTTTGGCCGCGCCGCGCTCAGCGGCTACCTGACCGGCTACGAGGGACGCCTGATGCGTTCGCTGAAGAGCCTGCTCGGCTCCAGTCTGATCGATGCCCAGACCGAAGTCGGTGGCCGCGCTCTGCCGTTCCGTGCTTTGCTCACCCATTTCATCGGCGAACTGAAAGCCCGCGCCGAAACTGCGGCCGGCAAGGAATTCGGCAGCGTGGTGCTGGGCCGTCCGGTCTTCTTTGTCGACGACAATCCGACCGCCGATCAACGCGCCGAAGACACGCTGGCGGAAATCGCCCGCTCGGTCGGCTTCAAGGACATCGCTTTCCAATTCGAACCGATTGCCGCCGCCTTCGATTATGAATCCACCATTGAGCGTGAAGAACTGGTACTGATTGCCGACATCGGCGGCGGCACCTCGGACTTTTCGCTGGTACGGCTATCTCCGCAACGCGCCGCCAACAGCGAACGGCGCGACGACATCCTGGCCACCGGCGGCGTCCATATCGGCGGCACCGATTTCGATAAATACCTGAGCCTGTCGAGCGTGATGCCGATGCTGGGCCTGGGCAGCCGCCTGCGTAACAACAGTGAAGTGCCATCCAGCTATTACTTCAACCTGGCGACCTGGCACACCATCAACCAGATCTATACCCGCAAGGCCTGGCAGCAACTGAAGGATGTGCATCGCGAAACCGTCGAACGTGACAAGTTCGGCCGCCTGCTCGACCTGGTCGAACAACGCGCCGGCCACTGGCTGGCATTGCAGGTGGAACAGGGCAAGATCGGCTTGTCGGATGCCGAAACGGTGCAACTGGGGCTGGATCGTATCGCCCCCGAGCAGATGCTGCAACTGACGCGCCAGCAGTTCAACGACAGCATCGCGCACCTGGTTGGTTCGGTCGAAGATACCGTCACTAACCTGCTACGCGACGCCGGCGTGAGCGCCGAACAAGTCGACACGGTGTTCTTTACCGGCGGCTCCAGCGGCGTGCAGCTCTTACGCCACAAGATCGCTGCGCTGGTGCCTTCGGCAAAAGCGGTGGAAGGCGATCTGTTCGGCAGCATCGGCGCCGGCCTGGCGCTGGATGCGGTGCGCAAGTTCGGCTAA
- a CDS encoding voltage-gated chloride channel family protein: MKKTKYPEQLSMLVYLARWLVLASAVGALAGLASSALLLSLEWATDTRNAHRWLLWLLPLAGFAVGLLYHLMGKSVEGGNNLLIDEIHDPKKIVPKRMAPLILLGTVITHLFGGSAGREGTAVQMGGALADMITRITRLEPDERRILLMAGISAGFASVFGTPLAGAIFGLEVLAIGRLRYDAILPCFIAAIISDQIPELLGVHHTHYVIPFVPHFSIGIFGATLLAGIVFGLVGMLFAEATHGLSRLVKRVIAFPPLRPFAGGVVVLLLAQLPNTDKYLGLGIPTIVEAFEKPLPVYDFADKIVFTVVTLASGFKGGEVTPLFYIGATLGNALAQVLSMPIPVLAGLGFVAVFAGAANTPIASTVMAIELFGPEIGVLAGIACVVSYLFSGHSGIYHAQRVGHAKRLTIPEGMRLSDIAGFRKRSRDDTDKADADRK, translated from the coding sequence ATGAAAAAAACAAAATATCCTGAACAGCTGTCGATGCTGGTGTATCTGGCGCGCTGGCTGGTCTTGGCGTCCGCGGTAGGCGCTTTGGCCGGTCTGGCATCATCGGCATTGCTGCTGTCGTTGGAGTGGGCGACGGATACGCGCAATGCACATCGCTGGCTATTGTGGTTACTGCCGTTGGCCGGGTTTGCGGTTGGTTTGCTGTATCACCTGATGGGCAAATCGGTCGAGGGCGGCAACAATCTGTTGATCGATGAAATCCACGATCCGAAGAAAATTGTGCCCAAGCGCATGGCGCCGCTGATCCTGCTCGGCACCGTGATCACCCACTTGTTCGGCGGCTCGGCCGGTCGCGAGGGGACGGCGGTGCAGATGGGCGGCGCGCTGGCCGACATGATTACCCGCATCACCCGCCTGGAACCGGATGAGCGCCGCATCCTGCTGATGGCCGGAATCAGCGCCGGCTTCGCGTCGGTGTTCGGCACGCCGCTGGCTGGCGCCATCTTTGGACTGGAAGTGCTGGCCATCGGCCGCTTGCGCTACGACGCAATCCTGCCTTGCTTCATCGCCGCGATCATCAGCGACCAGATTCCAGAGCTGCTCGGCGTTCATCACACGCACTACGTGATTCCTTTCGTGCCGCATTTCAGCATCGGCATCTTTGGCGCCACGCTACTGGCCGGCATCGTATTCGGCCTGGTCGGCATGCTGTTTGCGGAGGCGACCCACGGCCTGTCGCGGCTGGTCAAACGCGTGATTGCTTTTCCGCCGCTGCGGCCGTTTGCGGGCGGGGTGGTTGTGCTGCTGCTGGCGCAGCTGCCGAACACCGACAAATATCTGGGATTGGGAATCCCGACCATCGTCGAGGCCTTTGAAAAGCCGCTGCCGGTATATGACTTTGCCGACAAGATCGTCTTCACTGTGGTGACGTTGGCGTCCGGCTTCAAGGGTGGCGAGGTGACGCCGCTGTTCTATATCGGCGCCACGCTCGGCAACGCGCTGGCGCAAGTGCTGTCGATGCCGATTCCGGTGCTGGCGGGCTTGGGATTCGTCGCAGTGTTTGCCGGCGCGGCCAATACGCCGATTGCCTCGACCGTGATGGCGATTGAATTATTCGGGCCCGAGATTGGCGTGCTGGCCGGTATCGCCTGCGTGGTCAGCTATCTGTTTTCCGGGCACAGCGGCATCTATCATGCACAGCGCGTCGGCCATGCCAAGCGCCTGACGATTCCCGAAGGCATGCGCTTGTCGGACATTGCCGGCTTCCGCAAGCGTAGCCGGGATGACACCGACAAAGCGGATGCCGACCGCAAATAG
- a CDS encoding LysR family transcriptional regulator codes for MNIERLSLDQLRVFAQVADSGSFLAAARALARAQSAVSYAITTLEGQLDVALFDRSSYRPQLTAAGIELLRDARQVLDQVDALQARAAAYSQGQELEVTLALDVFFPTSTLVGLLGEFRAAFPGVTLRLEIEALGSVAERVIDGEAMLGILGTLPIIPPNLLHVSLPTVLLVGVVAPTHALAQISGRIPAHVLKQQVQLVLSDRSALTANQDFSVHSSLSWRMSDLGTKHALLRAGMGWGYMPRHVVADDLASGRLVQIQTAGHPPQGAALPMQCVYRPDRHVGPALSWWLDALARLTTFDPV; via the coding sequence ATGAATATCGAACGGCTGTCACTGGATCAATTGCGGGTGTTTGCCCAAGTCGCCGATAGCGGCAGTTTCCTGGCTGCGGCGCGGGCTTTGGCGCGCGCGCAGTCGGCAGTCAGCTATGCCATTACCACGCTGGAAGGCCAGCTCGACGTCGCCCTGTTCGACCGCAGCAGTTATCGGCCGCAATTGACTGCGGCTGGGATCGAGTTGCTGCGCGATGCGCGTCAGGTGCTCGATCAGGTCGATGCCTTGCAAGCGCGCGCCGCCGCCTACTCGCAAGGACAGGAACTGGAGGTCACGTTGGCGCTCGATGTCTTTTTCCCGACTTCGACGCTGGTGGGTTTGCTGGGCGAATTTCGCGCGGCATTTCCCGGCGTCACGCTGCGGCTGGAAATCGAAGCACTGGGTTCGGTCGCCGAGCGCGTTATCGATGGCGAGGCAATGCTCGGCATATTGGGAACCCTGCCGATCATTCCGCCGAATCTGTTGCACGTCAGCCTGCCGACCGTGCTGCTGGTCGGCGTGGTGGCGCCGACCCATGCGCTGGCGCAAATCAGCGGCCGCATTCCCGCCCATGTGCTGAAGCAGCAGGTGCAACTGGTCCTGAGCGACCGCAGTGCGCTGACCGCCAACCAGGATTTCTCGGTGCATTCCTCGCTGTCCTGGCGCATGAGCGATCTCGGCACCAAGCACGCGTTGCTGCGGGCCGGCATGGGCTGGGGCTATATGCCGCGCCATGTGGTGGCCGACGATTTGGCCAGCGGCCGCCTGGTGCAGATCCAGACCGCCGGCCATCCGCCGCAGGGCGCGGCGTTGCCGATGCAATGCGTGTACCGTCCCGATCGCCATGTCGGCCCGGCGCTGAGCTGGTGGCTGGATGCGCTGGCCAGGCTGACCACCTTCGATCCGGTGTAG
- a CDS encoding DoxX family protein, whose translation MQTSPNLYRIGRVLLASLFVISGILKITAFSGVVGYMTSIGVPFAALAVPATIVVELGGGLALMAGWNVRPIAIIVALFTVVATLTAHRFWEADPANAQNQLNNFLKNISIIGALLMLAATSTESKK comes from the coding sequence ATGCAAACTTCGCCAAACCTGTATCGCATCGGCCGCGTCCTGTTGGCTTCGCTGTTCGTCATTTCCGGCATCCTGAAAATCACAGCCTTCTCGGGCGTGGTCGGCTACATGACCAGTATCGGTGTGCCGTTTGCGGCTCTCGCCGTGCCAGCCACGATCGTGGTTGAACTTGGCGGCGGATTGGCGCTCATGGCTGGCTGGAACGTGCGTCCGATTGCCATCATCGTGGCGCTGTTCACGGTAGTTGCAACCCTGACGGCCCACCGCTTCTGGGAAGCAGATCCGGCCAACGCACAGAACCAGTTGAATAATTTCCTGAAAAACATCTCGATCATCGGTGCGTTGCTGATGCTGGCTGCTACCAGCACAGAATCAAAAAAGTAA